From a region of the Alnus glutinosa chromosome 1, dhAlnGlut1.1, whole genome shotgun sequence genome:
- the LOC133858422 gene encoding non-specific lipid transfer protein GPI-anchored 1, whose translation MSIMKAQSHLITFFLFFFIFFFCGLVCKVGAASVADKCTNDLQKVSSCLNYATGAANTPTKDCCTAVKEIRDNNPVCLCYFIQQTHNGSQEIKGLGIKESRLLQLPTACSLKNASISNCPSLLGLSPSSPDAAIFTNASSSGTPTPTTGASSSNETAKGVRIGSGLGPNSAGLMATAITIFFLFAFPVGSGSGSAATFDTRG comes from the exons ATGAGCATAATGAAAGCCCAGTCCCATCTCATCaccttcttcttgttcttctttatcttttttttctgcGGTTTGGTTTGTAAGGTTGGTGCAGCAAGTGTGGCAGATAAGTGTACCAATGATTTGCAGAAGGTGTCTTCGTGCCTGAACTACGCGACGGGGGCTGCGAATACACCGACGAAGGATTGCTGCACTGCTGTGAAGGAAATAAGGGACAATAATCCGGTGTGCTTGTGTTACTTTATCCAGCAGACTCACAACGGTAGCCAGGAGATCAAGGGTTTGGGTATCAAGGAGTCTAGGCTGCTTCAGCTACCTACTGCATGCAGCCTAAAAAACGCTAGCATTAGTAATTGCCCCA GTCTGCTAGGACTATCTCCTAGCAGCCCAGACGCTGCAATATTTACAAATGCTTCTTCATCAGGAACACCCACTCCAACGACAGGAGCATCATCGTCAAACGAGACAGCTAAGGGTGTCCGTATTGGATCTGGGCTTGGACCCAATTCGGCTGGGCTGATGGCGACTGCTATAAccatcttctttctctttgcTTTCCCAGTTGGGTCTGGGTCTGGGTCTGCCGCTACCTTTGACACACGAGGATGA
- the LOC133864541 gene encoding arabinogalactan O-methyltransferase 2-like — MKSRCSFPEQSFLIVVALAGLIGGVLLVSSFIGYGPIGETSLLCALAGGANRSRAVANYSSTSTQLEAIVHYATSRVVPQQSLGEITVSFEVLKSRAPCNFLVFGLGHDSLMWTSLNPRGTTLFLEEDPKWVQTVLKDAQYLRAHTVPYRTHLSQANHLLSSYRSESQCSPSNAVLRGNTRCALALDNLPDEVYEREWDLIMIDAPRGYFPEAPGRMGAIFSAAVMARNRKGSGATHVFLHDVDRKVEKMYAEEFLCRKNLVKAVGRLWHFEIPPAANVSDGRSNGASFC; from the coding sequence ATGAAGAGTCGCTGTTCATTTCCCGAGCAGTCATTTCTCATCGTCGTGGCCCTGGCCGGTCTAATAGGCGGTGTGCTGCTAGTCTCCAGCTTCATCGGATACGGTCCAATCGGAGAGACGTCCCTACTTTGCGCACTCGCCGGCGGCGCCAACAGAAGCCGTGCCGTGGCCAACTACTCATCCACGTCGACCCAGCTCGAAGCCATCGTCCACTACGCCACGTCACGGGTCGTCCCTCAGCAGTCGCTGGGCGAGATCACGGTCTCCTTCGAGGTCCTCAAGTCACGCGCCCCCTGCAACTTCCTCGTGTTCGGGCTCGGCCATGACTCGCTCATGTGGACCTCGCTCAACCCACGTGGCACTACGCTATTCCTGGAGGAGGATCCCAAGTGGGTCCAGACCGTCCTCAAGGACGCTCAGTACCTCCGAGCCCACACGGTCCCATACCGCACGCATCTCTCCCAGGCGAACCACCTGCTATCCTCGTACAGGTCGGAGTCGCAGTGCTCGCCGTCGAATGCGGTACTCCGTGGCAACACTCGATGCGCGTTGGCCCTGGACAACCTGCCCGACGAGGTTTACGAGAGGGAGTGGGACCTGATCATGATCGACGCGCCGCGTGGTTACTTCCCGGAGGCACCAGGTCGGATGGGCGCGATATTCTCGGCGGCTGTGATGGCGAGGAACAGGAAGGGATCCGGTGCGACTCACGTGTTCCTGCACGATGTTGATCGGAAGGTGGAGAAGATGTACGCTGAGGAGTTCCTGTGCAGGAAGAACCTGGTCAAGGCCGTAGGGAGGCTTTGGCACTTTGAGATACCGCCTGCGGCTAACGTGAGCGATGGTCGTAGCAACGGTGCTAGTTTTTGCTAG